Within the Halorhabdus rudnickae genome, the region GAAGGCCATCCCGTCATGGACCGCCTCGCTCTCGCCGAGTAAGGTCACTTTATCGCCCGCCTCGACGGTGTAGTCGGCGTTCGGAACGAACGTATCGCCGTTCTTGCTGACCAGGGCGATCAGACACGAATCGGGCAGCTCCGGCCCGATGTCGCGGATCGTCCGGCCGACGAGGTTGTCACTGGTCACTTCGATCTCCTGGACGTCGCCGACGCGGTTCACGTCGGTCATCCAGCGGGCCATCGCCGGCCGTTCGATCTGGTTGTCGATCGCCCACGCGACTGCCATCGACGAGGAGATCGTCCGGACGCCCAGATCCTCGAAAGCCTCGACGTTGTCGGGATTGTTTGCCCGGGCGATGATGTCCTCGATCTCGAAGTTGGTACTTGCGAGCTGGGCAACCAGGAGGTTGGTGTCGTCATCACCAGTCGCTGCGACGATCGTCTTCGCGTTGCTCGCGCCGGCCTCCCGTAACACGTCGGTGTCCGTCCCGTCGCCGATGATCGCGGTGAACCCGTCGTTGCGGATGGCTTCGACCTGTGTTTCGTCGTCTTCGATGATGACGACGTTCTCTCCACGCTCTTCGAGGCGGGTGGCGAGCGCACGACCGACGCGGCCGCCGCCCACGATGATGACTCGCATTGGTATCACGTCCAAGTATTCTGCGACGTAGCGTGCCAGGCCGCCTTCGACGACGGCCGTGGCGAGGATGACCAGAAAGACTGTTCCGATGAGGACGTTGGCCTCCGCGACCATGCCCTGTGACTGCAGTTCGATGGCGAACAGCGTCGCGACGGAGGCGGGAATGATCCCGCGCGGCCCGACGAAACTCATGAACGCCCGTTCGCCGAACGTAAAGCGGTTTCCAACCGTCGAAACGAACATCAAAAGAGGACGGATGAGTGCCGCAACCGCGACGGCCACGACCAGTCCAGGCACCCAGACCTCAAAGAGGACATCCAGCTCCAGGATCGCTGCCAGCGTGATGAACACGAACGACAGCACCAGCAGCGTCACGTCGCCTTTGAAGGCAGTAATGTCTTCCTCGTAGGGAATGTCCAGGTTGCCGAGGACGATCCCGGCCGTCGCGGCAGCGGCGACACCGGCTTCGCCCGAGAGATAGTTCGCCCCGGCGTAGGAGACGATCGCCCCGGCGAGCACCAGCAGCCGGGCGTTCCGCGGGGCGTCCCCCGGCGAGAGGTCGACGTATCGAAGCAAGTAGTAGACGACGGCGGCGACGACCATCCCGACGAGCAGCCCCTGGCCGAGCCGTTCGGCGAATGCACTGAGTAACTCGACGGGCGGCGCGCCACTGAGGACGATCACTTCGAAGACGACGACGGCAGTGATTGCCGCCGTCACGTCGTTGACGATCCCCTCCGTCTCCAGGGCGGTGGCGACGCGATCCCGGACCGGGACGACGTTGAGGATCGGTGCGATGACGGTCGGTCCCGTCGCCACGAGCAACGCTCCGATCAGGAACGACAGTCCCCAGGTGGTTGTCTCGAACGCGAGTTTCACGGCGACGGCCGTCCCGACCAGTGCGATCGCCGCGCCGAGGGTGACCAGCCGGAAGGTCGCAGCCGGCGCCTCACGCAACCGGTCGAGGTGAAGGTGAAAAGCCCCCTCGAAGACGATGATCGCCACCGAGAGCCCGACGATCGCCGAGAGCGGTGCCGCGCCGAAGGTTGAAAGCGAGAAGAGCCGGGAGGGCAAAACGAGCCCCGACAGCGGGCCG harbors:
- a CDS encoding NAD-binding protein; amino-acid sequence: MIFALGVGAQLLAARWRLPSIIFYIAAGLAIGPLSGLVLPSRLFSLSTFGAAPLSAIVGLSVAIIVFEGAFHLHLDRLREAPAATFRLVTLGAAIALVGTAVAVKLAFETTTWGLSFLIGALLVATGPTVIAPILNVVPVRDRVATALETEGIVNDVTAAITAVVVFEVIVLSGAPPVELLSAFAERLGQGLLVGMVVAAVVYYLLRYVDLSPGDAPRNARLLVLAGAIVSYAGANYLSGEAGVAAAATAGIVLGNLDIPYEEDITAFKGDVTLLVLSFVFITLAAILELDVLFEVWVPGLVVAVAVAALIRPLLMFVSTVGNRFTFGERAFMSFVGPRGIIPASVATLFAIELQSQGMVAEANVLIGTVFLVILATAVVEGGLARYVAEYLDVIPMRVIIVGGGRVGRALATRLEERGENVVIIEDDETQVEAIRNDGFTAIIGDGTDTDVLREAGASNAKTIVAATGDDDTNLLVAQLASTNFEIEDIIARANNPDNVEAFEDLGVRTISSSMAVAWAIDNQIERPAMARWMTDVNRVGDVQEIEVTSDNLVGRTIRDIGPELPDSCLIALVSKNGDTFVPNADYTVEAGDKVTLLGESEAVHDGMAFCQME